DNA sequence from the Littorina saxatilis isolate snail1 linkage group LG9, US_GU_Lsax_2.0, whole genome shotgun sequence genome:
gacacagacacacgcacacacgcacacccacacacatacacacacatacacacccacccacccacacacagacacagacatacccccccacacacacacacacacacacacacacgtgcgcgcgcggaTCAGTTCTGATTTAACGCTGTCCGTCTGTAAGCTGTGCCATACTGTTACATTAAACAAAAAGTTCTGCACGCAGTGGCTTAGAAAGAGTGCTTTCACTTTCCTTCTggttgaagagagagagagacagacagacagacagacagacagacagagacagagacagacagacagacagagacagagattggttgattgattgattcattatCAATTCATTCATGTATCTATCTTTATTAccgaaggatggagattttaggctgacgccgTATCTTGCAGGAATCTGCCCCTTCTTAATTAAACTACGACGTCAAATTTAATAAGTTCAGGGAGGTGGGAGGTTTGCACAAAACGCTTCCGGGATAGATTCTACACTTTTCACTGTCGCCCAGCGTGGTCATAGTCTTCTTcgtctttgttcatgggctgaaactcccacgttcactcatgtttttgcacgagtggatgtttacatgtacgtttttaccccaccattcaggcagccatacgccgatttcgggggaagcatgctgggcattttcgtgtttcaataacccaccgaactctgacatggattacaggatcttttccgtgcgcacttggtcttgtgcttgcgtgtacacacgaagggggataaggcactaacaGATCTGTACATACGTTGAcgtgggagatcggaaaaaatctccacccttaacccacgagGCGGCcccggccgggatttgaactcccGACCTTCCGATCAGGAGGCCCATGTCTTATCCaccaggccactgcgcccgtcttggTGACAGTCTATCATGCTGGTTAGTCTTGGTGACAGTCTATCATGCTGGTTAGTCTTGGTGACAGTCTATCATGCTGGTGAGTCTTGGTGACAGTCTATCATGCTGGTTAGTCTTGGTGACAGTCTATCATGCTGGTTAGTCTTGGTGACAGTCTATCATGCTGGTTAGTCTTGGTGACAGTCTATCATGCTGGTTAGTCTTTGTGACAGTCTATCATGCTGGTTAGTCTTGGTGACAGTCTATCATGCTGGTTAGTCTTGGGCAACTAAACAACTATCTCCTGTAATGTGAGAGGGATAGAATATTGTTTTTCAGGAAGAACCTTCGGGCGCTTCCTGTTTCGAAATACATTAATCATCAGGGAACGCCCGAGCATTCTCCATGAAAAACAATATTCTACTATCCATCTCACATTACAGCAGATAGTTGTTTTGCCCTTCAAAATTCCTACTCGCATTCGATTCAACAGATTACATGAAACAGAAATATCGACGACGTACTGTTGTAAGACCATACGAAAACAACCAAGTCACGACATACAATAGGCCCTATCAACACATAAAGTCAacctgtcggcctgaaactaaacaaggcgcgtaaagcgatataaacacatttagtcaatatgtaggcatcaaactaaaagatcaactcCTGAAACCAGTCATCGGCAAGACTACATTCGGATAGTCTCGGCTTACcatacccgaagaccgagacgggtcacgcaaTCCTCTCCGCAAAGCAAGCGAACATTATGCTAAACCTATTTCCTTTAAATTCTGAGTCTGtttttaaagttaaaaaaacatgTCTATAGATTTTTAAATTCAGGAGACGATGAGGAGTAAAATGTGATATTTTTTTAAGCTGTAAGAAAGCATtagtttttaatgacaaattttAACCGGTAAagatcatgtacactaagcccctctccacactgattcaaaaccattctgttttaaatcagtcttttgctgatgacacccagctgtataaacccagtccccctgcagagacacattccgccatccagaccattcagacatgcatcactgatgttaaatcttggatggtcgataacaaacttaagctgaatgatggtAGGACTGAtcgtcttactgtgcaaaaagaagaacactacatttccctctccccaacctgtttctgttcaaataggcaacaccgacattcttttctcaccatcagctagaaaccttggattctttcttttttatttatttggtgtttaacgtcgttttcaaccacgaaggttatatcgcgacggggaagggggggggggggagatgggatagagccacttgttaattgtttcttgttcacaaaagcactaatcaaaaaattgctccaggggcttgcaacgtagtacaatatattaccttactgggagaatgcaagtttccagtacaaaggactaaacatttcttacatactgcttgactaaaatctttacaaacattgactatattctatacaagaaacacttaacaagggtaaaaggagaaacagaatccgttagtcgcttcttacgacatgctggggagcatcgggtaaattcttccccctaacccgcggggggtaccttGGATTAACCCtctcatctgacatgacccttaacaaacatatatctttagtctgtagagcagcttattttgagcttcgtaagatcagcaccattcgccacacactctcctctcaaacaactaacactcttgtctgtgcctttgttctttctaaacttgactactgcaactctcttctctctggctgtcctctgtacctcctgcataaactacaaaaaaatccaaaactcggcagcacgcctcattctcaaagcacaaaaacgagatcacgcaacaccacttcttcgcacactgcactggttacctagtcaagcccgcattgactaccaactgtccaccctctgctttaacttttctggctcgtcttctgcttacttctctgaactcctcactgtctattctccagcaagacaactccgtgcctcttcggactgtcgcatccttaccattccacacacaaaaaccaaaacatacggacaacgactttctgcgcacccacacaatggaattatctcccctttcacatcagtccccccaagcattcaaacgaacacttaaaacacacctcttcaagaaatacaacccctgattttggttttttcagtccatcagtaggctacatgtagtgtatttgttgtttttactattgttgataacatgttctgtttgattaagggtattcagctggtatttccttgttttcactacctattttattcatgtttttattacttagttagtggaagaattttttgtaatgtatgtttgatggtgtatgcttttaattaagcgttgttgactatgaatgtagatgtaaatgcttgtataactgtgttttaatttaattttaaatgtgtcaagcgcaaagagcataattgtaaagttatgatgttgcgctatataaatgctcatttattattattattaaaccgAGACGGGCTGAGCAGGTGTCGGCGaagcacgcacaaacacactttctaAATGACAGTTTCCTTGTTGCATAATTTGCATATATGATAATTAATGACCCTCAAAAATGTGTcagttttcttatttttctgtcCCAGTTCCACCAGACCTGAGAAACCTTTATTTACGATGATTGATGAGATGGGGTAactgataatgatgatgctatgcaTATCCATTTCGGTTTGAGACTGCGTGACAGGTCAACACTCGTCGCTATATCTGACTTCAACCTGTCACGAGAAGTCTTGTGCAAACCTGTTGTGTTGGTCAGCGCTTTGACTTTTGGTATAAggcggccggtgtcacgaactgaaaactctgcctgaacaatccctcacagtgcggtcaatgcgcatgcaccAATCTTGGACAAAATGCGGcactttgaccgaacgaaccatgggttagggttagggttaggtttagggttatcaatcaatcaatcactatgaagcttatatagcgcgtattccgtgggtacagttctaagcgcttgtcgggttagggttagggttaagggttagggttaggttgtgcacgacctgattaatctccccatattagcgcatgcgcattgaccgcattgagagggattgtttaggcagagttttcagttcgtgacaccgaatcccgaaaaaaaaaacacaactctatattagccctgaaagtccaacacatggtggactagcctttggctagtgattctgaaaatgtactagccaaagagaaaactttactagccaaaccaattAGTTTCAGCTATTTTACTCGCGTTTGGTGAGTAAGAAGAACAAATCTACTCGCCGGTTACATGTttgtactcgccatggcgagtaaattACTCGTCACTTTCAGGcctgtgtttgattgtttttcaTTGATTTACTCTGCtatcccaatgctgggaaagTCGGGTCGCTTCCCCCCAGTGGAAGCCGCAAGCAGcaacaatttgtttgtttgtttatttgcttaacgcccagccgaccacgaagggccatatcagggcggtgctgctttgacatataacgtgcgccacacacaagacagaaatcgcagcacaggcttcacgtctcacccagtcacattattctgacaccggaccaaccagtcctagcactaaccccataatgccagacgccaggcggagcagtcactagaatgccaattttaaagtcttaggtatgacccggccggggttcgaacccacgacctcccgatcacggggcggacgccttaccactaggccaaccgtgccggtcagcagcaacaagagtcgctctATCCAAGTGTATGCGTGATtatgtgtaatcagccacctgcacttatagcagaatgaccgaggtcttttacgtaccactgtggtgacacggaggcgggacatggatactgtctaTGAATCATCACTTAAAGTTGACCCGAGTCCGTCcttgccgggattcgaacctatCACCACAGGAACACAAGTCCTGTGCTCAACCAACAGAGCTACCTGCGATTTGAACCCAttacaaatctccactcttaacccgccaggcggcagcgaccgggattcgaactcactacctcccgattaggaggcctggtggtaagacatcggcctcctaattgaatcccggtcgctgccgcctggtgggttaagagtggagatttgtccgatctcccaggtcaacttatgtgcagacctgctagtgacttaacccccttcgtatgtacacacaagcacaagaccaagtgcgcacggaaaagatcctgtaatccatgtcagtgttcggtgggttatcgaaacacaaaaatacccagcatgcctcccccgaaatcggcgtatgctgcctgaatggcagggtaacaACGGTGATACACGAAAAAAAATCcgctcgtgctaaaaacatgagtgaacgtgggagtctaagcccatgaacgaagaaggagaagaagaagaagaagaagaagaagaagaagaagaagaagaagaagaagaagaagaagaaagaagaaagaaggaggaagaagaagaagaagaagaagaagaagaacccatTACCTCATGATCCGCAGCCGCTGCCCCACGGGGCCCGTGTTAAAAAAGTATTTCTCCTGTTTGAAATCTAAATAGAACCGCTGTGAGGATTAAAACCATTGAACCGATGCTagtcatgcccccccccccccgcccccccccccccccccaacccacgAACATTCACACCTACACGGGCACTTTGCTGTTTGACTGAAGTTTCACAATGTCCTTCGAACACTTGTGATTGAGCTGTGTCAAATTACAGCAAAGTATCGAAAAGGAGAAAGTGGAATCCGGGTGTACTTTTCAGACATTGCTAACAGCTGGAGAGTAAGGGGTTATTTAAGGGCCACACGCTGGCACCAGAATTCATCGGACGACGAAGAGAGACCGTTGCAAGACATCCACTCTAGTCGCTACGAGACGCTCCCACTGCTTACTGGACTACGATGGTAAGTCTTGGATGACTGTTAAGATGgagcaggagaagaagaaaacgaaatGAAGAAGAACAAGCAGTCGAAGAAGAATCAGGagaggaaggaggaggaggaggaggaggaggttaAGAAAGGGGAGGGGAGGACACAAATAGAAAGTGCATGTTTTCCTGCCAAAGTTAAGACGAGCCACTCATTTGTTCTAAACGCCTGAAACAAAAAGGCGATTTTATGTAACTTCTGGGATGTCTCCAGGGGAACGGAACGGCCAGATTTCAACGCAATTTTGATACAGCTACAATGAACCAAACAtgtttaacaaaaaaacaagaatggtaggtaattggaacgtttattaatgacaaaacaaaacgttacatttactaacAGAGTACGTCGACTGAAAGCGCTttgaagtagacagacagacagacagacagacagacagacagacagacacctaTGGAACAGAAACAGAACTTAGCTCAAGATGGTGTGGTTTGCTTGCAAAATGCCGGCGAGGTAATGATCAATTACGACATCAATCAGCGATGAAACAGCGACGTACAAACACTATTATATACATGTTTCTATCTAAGTAGTAGTGTACTTATGTTCGATTATGCTTTAtaatcgtgtgtttgtgttagtagAAATACGGTGTGGTGCCAAcagaaaaatgtccatgtttgtgtaaatgaaaatttttgtttgtttgtttgtttgtttatttgttgcttaacgtccagccgactacgcagagccatatcaggacgaggaagggggggatgaagggggccacttgtcaagcaattcctgtttacaaatgcactaacccattacttgtgtcccagcaggctttagtaaaactaaattaatacctactggaagattaccagtttccagtatgttaaaataggcttaacctatctactgctggacttacatcagaacactaacagattaaactatacatgaatcgcgagacaagcggcaagagaagagatttttggaaaaaatacaggtgaatgagcaagaaggcagaaaaaagaaaagaatgcatgaagaaaaagagagcatgacaggaaagaggaaccaaaaatctacctaacagcaaactagaaagctcctgcggttccaaaaacaggaggggcctttaatttcataaccgcagtgccccactgcgggagtaaatgaaaatgaacattaaAGTTCGCAAACCTTTACCCATATAAAtgtatgttaaatgtatgttaaatgtatgttaaatgtatgtttattgtatgttaaatgtatgttttttgtATACACGGGCCAATGTATATTTGTAAACTTGTCTTTATGTATattaaataaaaactaaaaattaaaataaatacacaaaataaaaaataaattaaaaaaaagtgttcttatcttatcttgtcTTATCTGCAGGCATCAACAGCATTTCTGCTGCTAGTAGTGCTGGCCATGTTCTTCGCACCCGTCTACGCATCATGGCTCAACAACTACGACAAAGACGTCAAGTTCAGTTGTCCTAGCGGGCAGGTCTTGTCCTATGTGGCAAGCACGCACCACAATTCTTACGAGGACCGAAGATTTGACCTCAGGTGTCGATCTCCGCCAGTCAGTGGGACTCTTAAACAGTGTTTCTGGACCCGTGAGTCTTATCTATTTATCTTCTTCTAtactatataattatacaaatggatgtaagtgtgtgtgtgtgtatgtgtgtgtgtgtgtgtgtgagtgtgtgagtatgtgtgtgtttgtgtgtgtgtgtgcgtgtgtgtgtgtgtgcacctgggttttagtttcttgattcattgtttcctttcgcagattatggacctccccttATTGAATACAGCCCAAATGGTGCAAAGCCAGTTCAATGCCTTgcgttcacctgtagcaagcacataatgccagtgatattgGAGACTCTGTGTGGCTTCTATGAGGGGAAgagatgaagaaagaaaaattaactggacactCCCGGACATTTCTAGAAGCTAAAGGAGGTTACTCTTACTTGGTGTTtttatgtataaaaaaaaaggaggtaACGCTGATAATAATGGAATAGCGAGCGTCATAAGATGCTATGGGGCTCCGCTTACACCCGGGGCGAAGCCGGGCTGAACTGCTAGGTAATTTATGAAATAATAGGTGTGTATTCTCATGTGCTCATTCtcgtcattttctttctttgtccatTTATTTGTTAGCTTATTGTTTTTGTAATGCTGACGAAGACGAACAGTCGACTGAAACTAATTCGTGTTTTGTATGCATTCATGTTGCCGTTTAACTTGAGTACATCcgtgtgatagggtggagtggaaggagGGAATAGGCCAgaaagcataaatgagacgccaagacagaggttgcgataacgtgacttttaattaacgtacactAGAAAGCACatcagaaagcagtgtagttcCTTCCTCAAGATACAGCCGCACACAACTCGTCGGAACTCGAATTACGATCCCGGTCGAAAGTCACCTCGCTGATATAAACCCAGCTCTAAAacgtttctcacacacacacagtctctctagACAATCCTCGAATCACTCCTTCGCCAAAATAAACGTTATAATGGCTCAGCTACACTCCTTACATTAACACAGTAATCGTTCAATCAAAAGTTAAACAGCACAAATCCAAGCCGATACGCACACTGAAACACGTCCTCTCACTTAGAAATCACACCGGGTACTGTCCTAGCCCACGCTATCATTCTGAGGCTCACGCGCGCACccgttcaaacaatcaaccaataagAAACCAGCCTCCCTACACACCTAAAATTagctacaacacacaataatcctagcgggagacacaacttgggtcaggggaagataatagacagggagtaaaagagagggacaacagTACGTGAAATTGCCACACGGCTACATCcgtattgttatcttgttcttatTAAACTAATGAGATCTGCAGCAGTATACCAAAACAAATGGTTAAACCAGTTTGTATAACGGAAACACCCGAATACAATCGTGGCAACGAGTATGCCAACTGCTGGGGACCTTTTGACAATTCCCTGAAGGGAGACAATGTGGACCGCCTAATCTGTCTCAAGAAAAACATGAAATAAACAGTCCGTTGCTATTTATGGCTTCTTTGCATGTATGTCAAACTACCGCTAGCCACACTCTCATGTTAAACtttcggttggttggttggttggttagttggttggttggttagttggttggttggttggttggttggttggtcggttggttggttggttggttgtcattttgtatcgtctcttcagcatgTTAATGCTTTTTGAGACAGATGCAAGTTTGGTTTCTTTTTCTGTGGCTGGCATGCGGAGTTACCATAGTTGTTCTACGAGGACAGGCGCTACAATTTCTTATAACGGTTTATAACTATTTAGTATACGTACCGGTATACCGAAAATGTCCATGTACACTTTCGGTATACCGGTACTAAATAGTTATAAACCGTTATAGAAATTAATACTGGTCTTCAGCACTTTGTTTTAAGCTGGAAAGTCATACGGAACGATGgtgctgatgatgatgctgatgatgatgatgaggaggaggcgGATGATGATgagagtgatgatgatgatgatgatgatgatgatgatgatgatgatgatgatgatgataaccaTGATGATAACCATGATGATAACCATGATGATAACCATGATGATTTTTATGTTGCTGTCGCTACTGCTTCTTAttatttgattttaaacataCTGATATACAAATTTACACATTTGTGAGTCTGCATGGGAAAACCAGGCTAAATGGGAACATGTTGACTTTTTACTTTTTGAAATGATATGAAACTTCAGACTTtgacaaatatttaaaaaaaccaccagaaTTGATCTAACTGTAATAGGTTTTTTACAGTGCTGTTTTGAAATATGTACACGTAATGATGAAGTTAGTAAATCAATAAAGCGATTGAGCAGTAAATCTGAAGCTTGATAATTGTATCCATTCTGCCCTATTTTCATTGTTGCGAAAATAGCTTGCTGCGTCTTTAGTCGGGTTTTCCCATGCAGGCTCACATTTATGGGAAACTTGCCAGCCTTAGTATTCATTGCTGAAAGCTCCTGAAAGACACTCTGCCCTTGTTTTGGTCGCAGAGTACGTGAATGCTTTTGACGAACCAGTGGTGTACCAGTGTCCTCACGATGGCTTTTTGGCTGGCATGCGGAGTTACCATAGCAACGACTACGAGGACAGGCGCTACAGTTTCTATTGCTGTCGGCTGCCAGGTGTGTTGATGATATATAATGTCTGGTGGCTTGTTATTTTTACTCTCAGTACTATCAAAGCTTCTTGAAAGACATTCACATTAATCTCACAAAATACATGGACCGTTTGGCCCTTTTCCACCCCTTGCAGTCTGGTTTCCGCAGTAACCACTCATGTTCTACTGCGCTCTCGCTTTTGACAGACAAATGTCTGTCAGCCATAACTTCCTCCGAGCTCTCTGGGGTCGTATACTTAGATTTTTCTAAGGCCTTTGACCTAGTTGATCATAAAATTTTTCTCAACAAATTATCACTATATCTCAACggatctgactctctgtctttctttca
Encoded proteins:
- the LOC138976534 gene encoding dermatopontin-like — its product is MASTAFLLLVVLAMFFAPVYASWLNNYDKDVKFSCPSGQVLSYVASTHHNSYEDRRFDLRCRSPPVSGTLKQCFWTQYVNAFDEPVVYQCPHDGFLAGMRSYHSNDYEDRRYSFYCCRLPGYVTYECSYTGFVNQKDQTFYYSAPNGRVLKGMVSFHDDKTEDRSFQFDTCLIKKK